In the genome of Candidatus Thermoplasmatota archaeon, the window TGTGCTCCAATCTATGAGATTGCTCTACATTCATGGTTTTGTCTACGCATACATGCATTTCCAAAAGACTACCGCGGTCAGTTTGTATAACCCAAGCTACTAAGCAACCATATTTTGCTCTTGCCTCAAGAGTTGCAACATTGCCGTAATCAGGAAAATTTAAAATCACTTTGCCCATCGAGGTCTGTGTCTGGGTTAAGTGGGTTGGTTTTGTATCCAAGATAAGGTCTATTTTTGTGCGT includes:
- a CDS encoding cation transporter dimerization domain-containing protein, encoding RTKIDLILDTKPTHLTQTQTSMGKVILNFPDYGNVATLEARAKYGCLVAWVIQTDRGSLLEMHVCVDKTMNVEQSHRLEHRLVKLVRKCHPSYDVKIHTEPKEK